The genomic region AACACGGCCAAAGAGACAGGAATTAAGAAAGCATGAGGCATAATTAGTCTGTTTTTCccacatttagatttaaaactagAGTCTAGATTAAATTGGTTTTCATGCATGGTTCCTATGAACTATCATCCTGCAtggcataaaataataatatcacATCTCTGCTCTCTGACCATCAGGCTCCGCCTCCTCACCTGGTGTCAGTTTATCTGGACTGGACGTCAGCAGCAGTGGAGTGATGCTGGACTGCAGCGNCGGAGCGTCCTCGGCTCGTTGCAGCGATGCTCGGTGATGATGTGGTTTTACCGTGTCACCTGGGAGTTTCTGTGAACCCCGATGAGTTGGTGCTGGAATGGGGGAGRCWGGAYCTWAWCCCCAGATTTGTGTTCATGTGGTTTGAAGggagtgaaaatgtaaatgagaaaaacatgGAGTTCAAGGGAAGAACGTCTCTGTTCACAGACAGACTGAGAGACGGAGACGTTTCACTGAGACTGACGGGAGTAAAACACTCTGACAACGGGAGATTCAGATGCTACAACCCAAAAGAGATGAAAGAATATTATGTCGACCTGCTTGTtggtaaaaaaacacaaagcaatattttctagtttattttattttttatttttttgctgggGGATGTGATAATTATTGTGCTGAgcttttatgattattttaggATCTGTTTTCAGCTCTATATTGTACTAAAGTGAGAGTAGAActaattcaatatatttttattcaagtaaaaagtaaaaagtagctttccaagaaattactcgagtaaaaaagtatttggtaaaaatctaAGTACTGATTGACCGATTGTAaaatctgatgtaatatttctaaatgatgcaaacaaccaaaatataaagttacattcaaagtttggtttattaaagactaaaatgaaaggaatacaaaataacagattcaggaaaataacattttttaaatatagatttattttacaattaattttttttttaatcagtatttACAGGTAATGTATACATGTTAGAATAGGTTAACATATATTTGGTGTGTATTGTGTCTTGATTTATTGATCTCCAAATAACTCACTCTGTTAAACTGGTGTTAATGATTTACTTACACATGTAAAATGTGTTCTAGTCTATATTCTGCCTCCTGCTGGCAGAAAGTGGTACCTACAGCATTTTCagctgtattatttttattaaatggatTTATAGGGATTGTATTTGCTAAAATTACAGACATTCCTTTTAACACGGCCAAAGAGACAGGAATTAAGAAAGCATGAGGCATAATTAGTCTGTTTTTCccacatttagatttaaaactagAGTCTAGATTAAATTGGTTTTCATGCATGGTTCCTATGAACTATCATCCTGCAtggcataaaataataatatcacATCTCTGCTCTCTGACCATCAGGCTCCGCCTCCTCACCTGGTGTCAGTTTATCTGGACTGGACGTCAGCAGCAGTGGAGTGATGCTGGACTGCAGCGCTGCAGGCTGGTATCCAGAACCTGAGATGTTCTGGCTGGACGGAGACRGAAACATCATGTCTGCTGgacctgcagagaaaagcacAGATCCTGATGGTGTTTACACTGTTAGCAGCAGAGTGACTGTAGAgaagagaaacaacaacaactttacCTGCAGAGTCCAGCAGAGAGACGTCAACCAGAGCAGAGAGACACACATTCATGTTCCAGGTAGGAAACTAAAACACTTTCAACACTTCWGATRTYATTTCTAAATTAAACTGTTCATGACTCTGTTTCAGACGGTTTCTTCATTCCTCAGCCTGACTGCAGCGTTTCTATCGGCTTTATTGTGATTCTGGTTTTCACTCTTCTGAttggagctgctgcttttatCTGGATATGGaggaaaactgaaatatgtGAGTTAATTTATCATTAGTGAGTTTCTTCTCATTaaaagaggttttatttttaatcttgtgCTAAAGATACTTTTTTAAACAGacccagaataaataaatttttctgaagtatttgttttgctaattaGAAACTCAACTGATGCAAACcattaattttgtgtttttcttttttctgcagcaaagaAGAAGCTAAAAGTGAAAGTGaatgaagaggagaagaagctcatgataaaagaaaaggagaatttGTCTGAGAAGAAATCAAAGCTTGAGGAAGAGATAAAACGTAGAAATGAGGATCAGAGAATCTTTGATCAGCTGATTAAAGCATTAATAGAGATGTCAGAGGAACTGaaggagcagagaaaacaacTCAGTGATCAAAAAGAGAAGACAGAGAGAATGAttgaggaggatgaggagaagCTTAACTCACTTATTGATGAAGAACGAAACCAGACGGGGAACTTGATGGAGAAGAGAGCAACAGGATACATAAAACTGAAGAATATGATTACAGAGAGTCTAGAGGAACTGGATAAGAGGAAACAAGATCATCAACATGTGGAACTGAAGACAGAGAAACTAATAGAGAGAACATTTAATGAGgtgaaggagaggaaaaaggaagtagagaaaaatgtagaggaaattaaaaaacaacttgaaaaaaTGGAGACATGAATCTGATTTAACCactgagacagaaacagatCAACTTCAGTTGTTCTACATGAtgtgaggaaataaaattatcagTAGTTCAGTCAGTTCATTAGACTCAGAGGAaacattcagacatttttctgattcaggacaaaaaacattttgaggaaataaagcagcagaaatgtttgctACATGATGCatgaagaaaagtttaaactcagcAGTCATTTGACTTTTACATGTCAGGACTGTTTTAGAAATGTCCAGGATGTGATTCATTAAATGAACTCCAACACCAACCAGgaacaaatgttttaactgtAATGTAAATAACTGATTAGagtaaataatgtttattcTGAGGATTTATCTTCATCCTGACCTTCATAAGTCTCTTTGTCAAGCTAAAGAAGCCTCAGGAAACAGAATAagacatgtttgctttttgttttagtgcatcaaaacaaaacgttttgtcatttttgtgttcatttaactttactttaaatttagTCACTTAATTAGAATGAACATCAAAATAACACTTTCATTGATTGTtttacagcaaatgtttttttgttttattaagtgTTTTTATCTGAGTTTTATGAATATTGCCCAGTACTTTGGTGCAgttatctgtttttaaagtgctttataaataaaattgacattgAATGACCTTAAAGCTGTGAACTGACCACTTccacgaagaagaaaacagggAATTACTTCAATCACTACAAATACTGACAATTTATTTAGataatttaaatgcataaaaatggaATTAAATGATGCATGAACCGAAACGTGTGTCTTTGTCAGAAAATACATCAGAGCAGTTCAATATTTTAACAGCAGAggtcagaaaaatcaaaacctcagttttctgaaatatttaatctaaaagtctttcagttttcacacaataaaatctgttaaagaaacagaaattatCCACATCCAGGAGCATTTAACATGTAAATATTAACTAAACAAGTTGAGGgaagaatttgtttaaaatgaatcaaGAACAAACGCTTTACTTAGCTAAATAATTTTGCTCTTTTAGtgcaggaaaaacatcagcaaatataaaaaaacattaacagtcaaacatttcccacagtGAATTATTAGCAGAGTAtaataatatttcagttttttactttattttccctgggatgaaatgtttttggccATAAGTTGTATCTgtcaattcaattaaatttactCATAgtaaattaaactgtttaatgTCAGTTTAATTAACTGGTATTAATTAAACTGACGGGAGTAAAACACTCTGACAACAGGAGAttgttgtttaaataatttcagtttcacAGAACCGTCTCGTCTCTTCATGGCTCAGATCTCCGTTTCCTCCTCTGACTGCCTGCTGCTGTCTGCCGTCCTCTCTGCCTCTATGAGACACAAATGAAGCTCAAATTATGTTCATatctttagaaaacaaaactcatcaggctgcagcagcagcagatttatttctgtAYTATTTCTAAACACGACTTTAACAGTTACCTAAATAAACACTGAGCACCAACGAACTGCAGCCTGTGGTTTATTGTTTAACCTGAGAAGGTAAaaatattctcctctgagcTTCACAGACACAAAGCTAattataaaactgaacaaaatgttaaagCAAATGAGATCAATCAGTTTATGGTGTTCAAAAGATATTGACTCAATATTTTATCTGTAGACTGAAAAAATGGcaagaaatgataaaaacaagacaaaaacacaaactagcTGTTTGTCACCAATATGTTTGTTGATGCAATAATTTcctgaaaaccaaacaaa from Poecilia reticulata strain Guanapo unplaced genomic scaffold, Guppy_female_1.0+MT scaffold_830, whole genome shotgun sequence harbors:
- the LOC103461240 gene encoding butyrophilin subfamily 1 member A1-like, which produces MHSGRMFLEPQSFSLKPSIKVVVFGFLLLGFTCKGQSLQTERPRLVAAMLGDDVVLPCHLGVSVNPDELVLEWGRQDLIPRFVFMWFEGSENVNEKNMEFKGRTSLFTDRLRDGDVSLRLTGVKHSDNGRFRCYNPKEMKEYYVDLLVGSASSPGVSLSGLDVSSSGVMLDCSXGASSARCSDARFVFMWFEGSENVNEKNMEFKGRTSLFTDRLRDGDVSLRLTGVKHSDNGRFRCYNPKEMKEYYVDLLVGSASSPGVSLSGLDVSSSGVMLDCSAAGWYPEPEMFWLDGDXNIMSAGPAEKSTDPDGVYTVSSRVTVEKRNNNNFTCRVQQRDVNQSRETHIHVPDGFFIPQPDCSVSIGFIVILVFTLLIGAAAFIWIWRKTEISKKKLKVKVNEEEKKLMIKEKENLSEKKSKLEEEIKRRNEDQRIFDQLIKALIEMSEELKEQRKQLSDQKEKTERMIEEDEEKLNSLIDEERNQTGNLMEKRATGYIKLKNMITESLEELDKRKQDHQHVELKTEKLIERTFNEVKERKKELKKPQETE